The genome window AAGATAGCAAGTTGAAAGTTCAACTTGTGTTTTCCTGACCTACAAAAGGTCCAATGTTGAGAGTTGCAACAGGTCAGGAATGACAGTTGTAGTAACACAAGAGTGTCGTTGACTGACTGGTGACTCACCGGTGTACATGACTCCATTGAGCTCCACTGACATACTGATGCTGCTCATGCCATTTGTGGTGAGATTGAGAGCGGAGTCCTGCCGGCCAcctgagaaaacacacacagcatgtaacgTACACAGCATTCATAGGTGATGTTTAAAgcagcaatcagcagttgaaacaacaaagcgtttttcccctgcccctgtttccgtaaaaagctgaaggatggggctggagaaacaTAActcctctcaaattcatagacaccAATATGGATGCAAGGACAGACCATCCATGTCAAAATTGTAGTTtagccatgttttgaggctatatagtgtttgtttacattcatTTTGTTTACAAATCTGGAGGGTGGTCGTGGAGTTGCGAGAGAACTTGGGCAAATACAATGGCGCAATTACACTTGACATGTGGACTGACGATTTTCGGAAAATAGGATacttgtttacaaacattggagtaagtAAAACATGCTTATATTTCAGGttgatggggtatgacagttaaactaagctcatgatgcatttatatgttatattattcaagaatcaatgggtaaatATCCTTAAATGATATGTACAATTATatgtggtgaagttattaattgcactttggatggtgtatcaatacacccagtcactacaaagatacaggtgtccttcctaactcagttgccggagaggaaggaaaccactcagggatttcaccatgactTTAAAACCGTTCCAgaatttaatggctgtgatacaggaaactgaggatggatgaacaacattgtagttactccacattaCTAACTTAAtgaacagagtgaaaagaaggaagcctgtaaagaaaacaaatactacaaaacatgcatcctgtttgcaacaaggcactaaagtaatactgcaaaaaaatgtgtcaaagcaattaaaagttatgtttggggcaaatcccaatacaacacattactgagtatcattctccatatgttcaagcatagtggtgtctgcatcatgttatgaatatgcttgtaatcgttaaggactagggagtttcaggataaaaaataaacggaatggagctaagcacaggcaaaatcctagagaacctggttcagtctgctttccaccagacacccagagatgaattcacctttcagcaggtcaataacctaaaacacaaggccaactctacactggagttgcttactaataagacagtgaatgttcctgagtggccgagatacagttttgacttcaatctacttgaaaatctatggcaagacctgaaaatggtggTCTAGGAATGATCCAAAACAAATTTGAGAGAGCTTGAAGACTTTTGAAAGGAACAAtggaaaatgttgcacaatccaggtgtgggaagctcttagaaacttacccagaaagactcacagctgtaattgctgccaaaggtgcttctacaaagtatttactCAGAGGTGTGAATAGTAATTCTAAATTAGATACTGTATTTCATTTCagaatttgctaacatttctaaaaacaggttttcacttagtcattatggggtattgtgtgtagatgggtgagaatttaaaaaaaatacattttgaattcaggaagTAACAACaatttggaataagtcaaggggcaggaatactttctgaaagcactgtaaacTAACTAACTGCACAACCTAATTTATAAACAAACAAATTCATTAAACATCTAACACGTACAAATTGATATCTGAATAAACTAACTACGTGAACAACCTTAACAAACGGAACAACCTAATATATTAAACAAAGTCACTGAACAACCTAACATTTACATACTATCTGTACAACCTATTATGTAAACTGCCTTGCTGAACTATACATACAAACAGCCTGAACAACCAAACGTCTGAGCAACCATGAAAACACAACCCTACTACtgaagcacagacacacacacaacctcataAGTTTCTGTGTAGACTTGCAAACTACTGTTAAATAGACAGAAATCACAtaagagaagagtggaggggggaaAAGCTACATAGCTTTAAGGAATTTCCATGAAATAGTACTCTCATTCatttgaacaaaaacaacaaaatgtcaaGGAAAAGTCCTCAGCATTCTGTACTTTTACTAGACACTGATAAGAGGATAAGACAGTTTGGCTGTTGAATCCCCTACGTATAGAGTCTGTATGCTGCTGGGGAACATTGTTTGTGCAAAAGGGGTCAATATACGCAATTGTTTGACATGGCCAGTTCAAGATCGACAATTTTGCTTAAGAACAGGAGGCCTGATCTACATGACATAAATCCCCTTTCAGGACTGTACTGTAGACCAGTGTTTTCTCAGATGATGGGTTGAGAACCACGAATGGGTTGTGTGGCCAGTCCCTGGGTTGTAGCTAAAGACTGGGTTGTGGCTTAGAGATACAGTTTTGTCTAATGTGGTGGTTGTCAAGGAGAAATTGAGAGGCCTTCATTAGCTCGGTCACAATgtaaaaaagtttgggaaccgaTGCTGGATTTGTATTtactatggatccccattagctgctgccaaagcagcagctacccttcctggggtccagcaaaattaaggcaatttataccattttaaaacattacaattcaTTCAcaaatttcacaacacactgtgtggtTATTAACCATACTAAGACATATGTTATTTTACTGATTGGCTGCAATGGTGGCCCAATTTTGCTACCTTCAAATCAAAACTTATTTAAAGTGCATCTAAAATTGCAACATTCTTTACCTTGGTTGTTGATGCGGATGTTCATGGGCATCTGGGCGGTCATAGCCAGCAGGTTGTGCTGCAGTGCTCTCTGCAGCAGTCGCTGGTGCTCCTCAGCAGACAGAGCCATCTTCTTCTCCGGGGGCTCGCCCGCCTCCAGTCTGTCCCTCAGCTGCTCCAGAGCCGCTACCTGGGCTGCCATGGCTGCCTGGGCCGCTGCCGCCTGCACCACTGCCACCGAGTGACCCGCCAGAGGATGCCCAGACATGCGGCCCACGCCGGACAGGGGCTGACCGCCCTCATCTTCTGCAGGGGAAACGGAGAAGTTTGGAACAGGATAGTAGTGTTGGATGTGTCGGCATTTCGAATCAAATGTGTGACGCTATGGGTTACTGTTCACTTCAACTGTTCTGTGGTAATCTGTATGAACCCACCCAACACTTTGGGGTTGTGTTCGTGTTATGGTTTACTGTTCACCTCAATCTGAATGATATGAATGAACCGAAAGAAGAATTTAAATTCAATAAAACAAACTTCCTCATTTCAATGCAGCATAATTGTTCTCTAAAGATATCTGAGCAAAACCCGTTGCTCTCCAACAACACCTTTCTTGATTTTCTGGACGGGAGTGAGAGATGCTCCGTTGGTGGCCACGTTCATCCCCATGTTCTGCATGGACATCTTGGGGGAGGACAGCATGGTGGGGGTCCCATTGGGGGAGTAGGTGAAGAGGGAGCTGCCGAAGCTTTGCCGGCGGCCCTCCCGCCGGTTACTGTCGATAGCTGCCTGGAGCTCATTGGGGTTGCTGAGGCTCCTCTTGTCACATTCATATGGGTACAGGTACTTCATGTATCTGTGATAACGTAATTTCAGTTGGTATTAGGAACATTTTGAAATCATGTGAAAAACACTATTACAATGGACGAGTACGTATACCTTGAAACAAGTTtacaaattgtgtgtgtgtgtgttcatcagggGTTGGAACTGGTTCAGGGAACGGAACAGAAAACCAGAAAATAATACATTTAGAGGAACAGAACCAAAAACGAAAGTGAATTACACTGTTCCAGAACAGAAcagttattttaaaagcatgggaacagGATAATAACATTAGTTTACGTTACAGCATTTTTTTTTCAGTCCCACAAAAAAATGCAACAAAACGCCTATGCAAAGCACTCACTTTCAATCACTTATTCCAGTGTCTACCTGCTAGCTGAACATCTTAGCCAGTGAGTGTGCATGTAGGCTAACTACCCCTCCTAagtatagtctactgtagccTACAGACGTACAAGTGGGGTTCAGAAATTAGAGAGATTTTTTATTAGAGAAGAATGGATGAACATGTAAATAGCTTGCCCGCTCCAGAGCAAGCTGCCCTATCCGCACTGATTGGCGAAGTCGTTTAATGTTGCCTTGGGCAGACAAGTGTAGGGTGCGAGATGCGATTGAAATTTTGCGGGTGGTAGGAGCGGGTAGAGGAGGAGACAAAAAGTTGATTTCAGAGGTTTGAAAACGATCAGAAAGAAACGATATAAACATTTACTATGtttattttggttccaacccctggtaCTCACTGTGTCCTGAGAGTAAAGGCAGCACTGGTAATTGAGGTAGGAAGGTTGAGTCCTTTAGTGATCTCTCTCCACAGCTTCTTGTTGATGACCTCCACCAGGCCTCCCTTCTCTGTCACCAGCTGGTACAGCATGTACAGGTCCAGGACCTGCTTGGCCATGATGGGGATCCTGTTCACAGGGGTTCCTGGAGACAGGGAAAAGACAACTCACTGCCAGTGGTTTCTCTTTTGATACGTCGCTATGGAACTGAGTGTGAACTGAGAAAGCCTTCTAGTCGTTTGAAACGGTTTGAGCGCTTCAGGAGTACAACACTACATTCAATGGGCGTGGCTTTGGTGACAGAAATGTCATGGTCTAATAGGGAGAGGGTATTGTTTTCCTACAGAGTGTCACACCTTTTCTGAGCACACAATTACGTCAATAAATAATACATTGTCAATGCCATGTCTGTTTTATTCTTGTTATGGTATTGGGTCTTATTATCCTTTCAAATACGTGACATCTTCTTTAACAATTAAGAAAGCTATTGGGGGAAAAAAGAAGATACTCCTTTCAGTCTTTTGTCAATTCCCTATATTGTCCCTAGAGGGCAGTGTCCAATTATTAGAGAAACTATGCACGCAGACCCGCCCATACATTTGTTTGAGAGCAAACATACTGTAAACCTCCAATACTGGATTTTCCACACTGACTATCTTGACGTTTATTTATGTTTATTGTTATTACATTCAACATGTTGGCCTTGTATTTCCAAAGTAGAACTCATTTGTGTATCAACATTATACAATGTACTGTGCTGTTTGAAATGCTTGAAGAAAACACCACATGAACCCACAATGTGACTGCTGACTACTCTCCATGATCTTTCTCTGCATTTGTTTTGTAGATACAATCTGACTATGATTAATAAAACATGCGTGTGTGGAATTGCCATGTTCTGAGGCAGCAATTCACACTTGGAATGCTGAACCAAACCAAACACCATAACTGAACGGAGCAACATACAAACTCTGGAGCCTAAACATATGCATAAATACATTCCTAACTCAATACATGCACTCTTGTGTACGCTCTACTTTTAGACGCGCTGGGAACAGTGGGGGCTTGGCAATCATCTCCAAATGAATAACGATCCGCCCATGGAGGTGAAAGCTGAGAGTGGTGTTTCGTATGTCAATGAAGGGGGAGGGACAGGGGGTtatagagcagtgtttcccaactccagtccacAAGTacacccccaacagtacacattttgaTTGTCGCCCTGGACAAACACACCCaattcaactaatcatcaaaccctttgagttgaatcaggtgtggttGTCTCGGGCTACGAtcaaaatgtgtactgttgggggtacttgaggactggagttgggaaccactgggctAGAGAACAGAACATTGCCTCCCAGTACTAATCCACCAAGGCAAACAGTACAGCCTTCCAGTCTCCATCGAGTCATGGCAGTTATTGGCATTGATGTGGCTCTGCTAGATAGAGGGACAGAAAGGTACTGTACTCTCTGGCACATACGACACTCCCTCACCTCTCTTTTGCATGAAGCTGAATAGGTCATCCAGAAACTCTTTTCTCTTGGGGTCGCCATCTAGTTCATAGAGCTGttgaggagatgagaagaggggagggggaagagatgaaaCAAGTTACAACTGGGAGCAGATTACCAACGGGGGTTGAGAGCCATTATTGCCCCAAAATGGAGGATGGAGCCTCAACCTTAGAATGCCATCAAGTCGAGAGAGGAGGCCCAGTCTGATGAAAACCTGATGTGGCCCTGCTGCTATAGCTGAGAGCTCCGGAAAGCTCAGTGAAAGTTAACAGTAAAAGTGGATCACATGCTCAGGGGAACACAGTGGGCTATTGAGGCAACTTCAATTGCGGTATGAAGATTGATTCACACTCGCTGGTGCGAAGAGTATCTTTTGACTGGCTAGAATGTCAAACAAATGTGCAGCTAACAAACCAAATGTATACCTGAGGtgaaataaattatatatatacctGCTACACAAGGTTCTTCATCATTACAGTTCGGCCAGAGCACACAATGTGAAACTCTACCCTGGTTTGGGAGGGCTTTTTTCAGGCTCTTGCTGTGTAACCACAAACAGGCCATTCTCTTTGTGGCATTTAGCGCTCATTAGTGACGCCATGCTGCCGTAAGATCTTATTATCAGAGGGATGGGGGGCTGGATGATTAGGCAGAGAGAGCGGTAATGTAGGGCTGGAGGCAAGGCAAGTCTTAATTACAGGATGCCTGCATTTCGAGGAGTGCCGTGCCATAAATCTTCAAAATGgctcccctcagtctctctcgctctttctctctctctcacaagttTGTAATAGATCtcccccatgcctccctccacctcctccacagaGCAACCGCTGTGTTCTTCCTTTTCCTTCTATCCAATCCACACCGGTCTGCTCTGCCAGCAGTCCTACTGTAGGCTCCTGAGATAGGCCAAACCTGCCTGGGAAAAGATCATCGCCTTGACAATAGAACTGTCTGGACAAAATTAGTTCACATAAGTTACAGCAAACATAAACAAGAGGGCATATATGTTTGCCACAGAGCATCTACAGTTGAAggcggaagttaacatacacttaggtgtaaaaacgtgtttttcaacctctccactgtaatgaacttcgtctgttgtttgtagagagtcagaccgaaatgcagcgtgtaggttactcatgacttttaatgaagaaaatagcggtacatgaaataactgaaaatacgaaaacaacaaacgagtgaaactaatacagcctatctggtgaactaacacagagacaggtacaatcgcccacgaaatacaacgcgcactcaagctacctaaatacggttcccaatccgagacaactagaatcagctgacttcaattaggaatcgcctcaggcagccaagcctaactagacacacccctactaatacacactcccaattaatacaaaccccaatacgaaatacaacatataaacccatgtcacaccctggcctacccaaacatataacaaaaacacaagatacaatgaccaaggcgtgacagaacccccccccccccttaaggtgcggactccgggacgcacctcaagagcatagggagggtccgggtgggcgtctgtccatggtggcggttctggctcgggacgtggaccccactccataaacgTCCtggttcctccccttcgcgtcctaggataatccaccttctccgccgaccatggcctaatagtcctcaccctgatccccacataactgaggggcagctcgggaccgaggggcagctcgggacagaggggcagctcgggacagaggggcagctcgggacagaggggcagctcgggacagaggggcagcccgggaccgaagcagcccagtactgaggggaagcccggtactgagagggagcccagtacagagaggaagcctagtactgaaaggaagctcagtactgagaggaagctcaggcaggtagtaggctccggtaaatcctggctggctggtggacctggatgattcaggttgtctggccgatctagaagatcttggcagactggcacttctggcggatcctggcagactggcacttctggcggatcctggcagactggtgacgctgggccgactggcggcgctgggcagacaggagactccagcagcgcaggagaggagaaaggctctggctgagctgaacaggcgggagactccaacagtgcaggagaggagaaaaactctggctgcgctgaacaggcgaggcgcactggacacgctgggccgactggtagcactggtggcgctggacagacaggagactccggcagcgcaggagaggagaaaagctctggctgcgctgaacaggcgaggcgcactggacgcgctgggccgactgggagcactggcggcgctgggcagacaggagactccggcagcgcaggagaggagaaaggctctggctgcgctgaacaggcgaggcgcactggaggcctggtgcgtggtgctggaactggtggtactggcgcgaggacacgcacaggaagcctggtgcggggagctgctaccggaggactggtgtgtagaggtggctctggatagaccggaccgtgcaggcgcactggagctctagagcaccgagcctgcccaagcttacctggctcgatgcccactctagcccggccaataggaagggctggtatgtgtcgcagctggctctgcacccgcactggaaacaccgtgcgctccatagcataaaacggtgcctgcccggtctctctagcccaacggtgagcacagggagtatgcgcaggtttcctacctggcataactattctcccttttagccccccccaatatttttttgggggtgactttccggtttccaaccgcgtcgccgtgctgcctcctcatacatgtgcctctccgctttagctgcctctatttcctccttgggacggcgatattctcccggctgctcccagggtccttgaccgtctaattcctcctcccatgtccaaatctccaaatgatgcagtctctcccattgcaactgctcttcacgattaacagggagagtaggctcaggtctattctctgactcagc of Oncorhynchus gorbuscha isolate QuinsamMale2020 ecotype Even-year linkage group LG15, OgorEven_v1.0, whole genome shotgun sequence contains these proteins:
- the LOC123997182 gene encoding AT-rich interactive domain-containing protein 3A-like gives rise to the protein MKLQAVMENLHRQQRAKLLMELEQQQLQQGGALQGHGCTSARIGDELIGSPAPEAEHAQMAALAAMRAVAAGLQRASDSPTSERSIKGQEEDDEDEEGEEQYKDMMDSVEEEQIKQKWDEEDFEGEMEEDYEDELVNEGLPTGRQAVAPGKGILLLPHRQLHPHSQLLKPARPSTDPDQEPRAAILPPHGSQSQLGGLDHGDWTYEEQFRQLYELDGDPKRKEFLDDLFSFMQKRGTPVNRIPIMAKQVLDLYMLYQLVTEKGGLVEVINKKLWREITKGLNLPTSITSAAFTLRTQYMKYLYPYECDKRSLSNPNELQAAIDSNRREGRRQSFGSSLFTYSPNGTPTMLSSPKMSMQNMGMNVATNGASLTPVQKIKKEDEGGQPLSGVGRMSGHPLAGHSVAVVQAAAAQAAMAAQVAALEQLRDRLEAGEPPEKKMALSAEEHQRLLQRALQHNLLAMTAQMPMNIRINNQGGRQDSALNLTTNGMSSISMSVELNGVMYTGMLFAQAAGSASSGPSGSSSNNKAPGGRSGSQPLPLHTYLNQPIILTTLNPSLFDAKTKAKKNPTKFSK